CTATCCTCAGCAATCCACAGCTCGTTTTCTCTCCTTGACTCACTCATACTTACACGTGCAGCTTAAGTATCTTTTCTTCTTTGGCACACATAGATCTTTCGGTGAAGCTTTTATAGCGCATCGTCATTGAGAACGATTCGGAATAATGCCTCATTGACAATCATTATTGGTCTGAGAAAATTGGGCGCTCATTCGAATAGATTATTCAGTAAAATAATTTCTactttatttatcatttttatttttatttttgcaaacaTTTACTTGCTCACCGAATAAGTTTCTTGAACGTATTATATTCACTACATCAcggtgggaagctgagtagttttatctcggtttaaatactggagtctggaaaaaatctttataactaaagccccaaacgcaattcaacggaacggcgacggaaacggaaaattgttaaatttgccgtttccgtcgccgttccgttgtattgcgtttggggcttaaggaagggtcaaaatctcactgtaggtggattaatctgggtttttataatTGACTTTGATGTTGGCCTCTGAAAGCCgttttaaaactttttctagTTTACTCAAGCATTTCTCTGGAGTTCTTCCTGCAATCAACACGTCATCtagataaataaatacaaaatcaaTTCCCTTTAAAATGTCTTCCATGATCTGTTGGAAAATTGCGGCGCTCGATGATGCCCCTTGGGGAAGTCTATTATAAGTGAACAAACCCCTAATCGTATTAATAACGACaatttttctcgattttttttgaaaactttaaTTGTGTGTATGCTGTAGTCAAATCCAACGCACAAAATACACTACATCCGGCTAacgatgcaaacacatcttgcGCTGTAGGAAGGGGATATGTGTTTTGATTGGTATCAGTACCTTGTTCAATGATACTTTGCAGTCTATAACAAACCTAATTTCGTTGTCTTTTTTAGGTACAATCACAACAGGGGAAGCCCATAAACTTGTTTTGATAGGGGATATAATTCCATCCTTTTCTAATTCTTGCAATAGACCCAACACTTTATCGCGCAGCCTGTACGGTACATTATATGCTTTTTTAAATCGGCATAGTAAAATCTTTGTTAAAAACAACGTCATATTTTGTTCTCAAGCCATCCACAATTTtgtcaaaattattttcaaatgtaaCATTATTTACTAATAAAGTCTGAGCAAACATCCTTCTCCAATCATTACAAAATACGTCCAGCCAATCCCACCCAATcaaaggtataaaaatatgttcAGTATCAATCACAATTAGTTCCAGTTTAGCTCTTTTCGAATTTAACACCACATTAACCATCATCGATCCATGCACCTTTAAAGTTGTCCCATTCACAACCACCAACCGTTTTTGGTTGCTACTTACACaaatattgtcaaaatttcgaaaataatcAGCTTTGCTCAATACTGAAACTGAGGAACCACTGTCAACCTCCATTTTCAAATGTCTACCCTCAACATTAACTTCCACCAGACAAGGTTCACTAACTCTACTAATTGATTTTATCATCATGCAAGGGTAGTAATCACCTGAGTCCACGTCGCTATCGTAGTCCATTCTTAATCTTTTGAAATACTCATGCGAATCCTCCACACTTGCAGTGTCTCCTACAAATTTAACTGGATGTTTTTGCTGGTTGATGaatttataacattttttttgtatatgtcCTCTGGCTTTACAAAAATGACAAATAAAATTAGCATACCGTCCCTTTGTCTGTGACCTAGATCGAGAACGATATCCGCCATTTTGGTATTGGGATCTTCTATCATCATTTCGATACCTTTCTCTGCTCCTTCTTTCAAAATCTCTTTCGCCATGATTCTTTCTTTCATCCTTGATTTCCTTCCATCCTAACCTATGCTTTACCGAATTCACTCCGCTGCTCCTATTGATTGCCTGTGAGCTATTTGCTGTAACttcttttgtttttaaaatccGCTCCACCACTTTCAACGTCAAATTCTCCTCACCTAAAAGCTTCTGTTGCAAATCCTTATTATGCACCCCGTAAACAAATTGATCCCTAATGGCCGAGTCTCTAAATTCACCAAAGTCACACGTTTCAGCCAATAGTTTCACATCTAGAAGAAAATTTTCGTTCGTTTCACCTGGTCCCTGTACCCTGCATCTAAACTTATACCGCATCACTATGTCTGATTCTACCTTATCATATCtctcctttaattttttttataatacccGCGTAGGATACGGTTCGTAAGTCCGTCGCAGGATAAATACGTTTCAATTCCTGGAACACCGTTATCCCGCACAAGCTAAGGAAAAtatcttttttcttaccttctACAATGTCGTTACTAGAGAAGATGTATTCCATTTGTTCGACATAATGAGAGAACGAGGTACCTTGAACATATGGATCAATTGAGCCGATTAGCCCCATTGTGTCTAATTAGTTCatattcttcaaaaataaagGAACAATATATTCACATACCTTTGTACCGTTCTCACTCGCTGAATTCCAGTTCCCGTCTCCTCCGAAACTATTGGTTATTGTACTGCTGAATGCCAATTGTCCCAATCCCGAAAAGTTCGTGTGTGCGTCGATAATTCCGCCTTTCAAACGATTACGTTTTTGCACCGGTATCACGTATTCACTCAGCAACAACACCGGTAATCATCCTTTTTCGTACAGCCTTCTCCGGATTATCGGTCAACTGGCCTAGCTTTCCTGCTCAAAGGCTCTTCGGTAAACTTCAATTTCAGACGCCACCAGGAAATTAACTCGACCTGTGGATAATAGGGTCCCCCTAAGCCAAGGAACTAGCGTCACTTTTGACCGGCTATGAAcgagaagaaaaagaataatATCTTTTACACTTAGCTCACTTTCTTTTGTTAACAAAACAACCACCCAAACAATTGACTTCTTTCAATAGcttttcaattcaaatcacAACCTACAACATCCCAAAGCACAATGTCCACTAATTACCTTTCATCCGATTAATTCCTCAACCAGCCAACCTTAGCTCCGACCGACACTAGCTAATCCGAAACGGCCACTTATTCTACTATTTTTTACTACTTTCACACGCGAattactaattttttttatctcgtCGCCAttgtaaatttaataaaaaacgaACTGATCCGGTTAACAGTTGAAATAGAAGAGAGCATCTATATTTATTTTACCCAACAGCAAACTTCTCATGTTTATGTACAAGTGTTTCTTATATACCCAGTGTTGCCACTTATTTTTCGAACCTCACCTACATTTTCAGGCGTAAAAATCTTTTTCACCTTTATTGGTGagcaaaaaatcttgaaaaaaatctttacttGATCTGTACTAAGGCTGAAGCGCATAACATCGTTCGTCATTTCGCCCgtcaaatttgacattttccCGTGGATAAACTGTCAAATTCGACGAGTTGATTGGCGAACTTGTCTTTGTGCTCCAGGCTTAAACTTGAATAGGTGCTTAATAGCTGAAatattcacttttttttaaatatacaaatgtttttaaatCTGTTGGGTTTTTTAGAAGCAGGTAGATATTTGTAATGAGAGTATATTTTGAAACGAGTTTCGAGGTatttttgtaccatcccatttattgcaaatcaaggtgatcaaaagttataaaccTTTCAGGTTTGTAGTGTGAATATTTTGACTTTTtgcattttgaattgaattgcaaCGTTAAAGCCATCTTGGCAACTCCTTTCTTTTTAACATAACATTTTTTAACGCAAAATAGCATTAATCGTGCTGGTATACCGTATATATATTCAGTCGGTTACTAACCAAAGTTTTAATAAAGTTATTCGGCCAAAACAGCATTTTGACAGCTGCTGCCGAAAGAGGGATGAGATAGAAATGTTGATGAACTTTCTTTATAATGGAAATACCAGCTTTCCTTCTCGCCGTTTACCGCCCAGCGATGTCTCGCAACTTTTCGTCGTATCGGCTTGCTCTTCGATCTGATTAGTTTTGCAAAGATTTGCACCCCTGAGCTCTCGCAAAAGTTTGGAATCTTCTTCAGGATCGAACTGAGACTGGTAATGTTCTCCAAATTCTTTGGATCCATGAGTGAAGCTGTCTTAAGAACGGGATCATTCAAGAGTTTGATTGTTTGCTTCACCAGCTCCACATAGAAATTACATGCGAGAGAATAGAAAGTTACCTTCAGCGGTTAATCAAGAGGTCCTGCCAGATTATCTGCCGCTAGCTCTACGTAGGTCTTCATTTTCTCGTGAAGATGTTGTTCAAAGTTTTGTAAGCCATTTGTCTatgatatttttaagaaattcatctTTCTAGATGTTGGAAAGGATAATCAGATAAAGCGATTTAATTTCACTGTACATGTTCGTATACTCAAGGCTTTCCAATTGAAAAATACGATTGACTTTATTAACAAGCAGTAGGTCATcccgagtagaagaaaatagctgaataatatcaaatgttgataagatagtaaaatgagatatgaacatgattgatataagagataaaagatcaaacgacaatatcaatattttgcatgaaaatatcatgaggagatcaatttaTGCTATTTATAATAAGAGATcagtatcatgtgccattagtttgttcttatccatagcatatcttgatatttaaatgatatttcggtgcaaatttttgataatgttgcctgttcttttatctctttatCAATCAAgtctatatcatgtttttttattctgttcatgaCTTCTACCAGGGATGGGATCGTAGAGGTGACGACGGTGGCGCTGGGCAGTTCAATAATTGTCACAGTTCGAATAGAACGTAAAGTACATGATAAGCTTTGAAAAACGATCAACATTCTGTTTGACTACTGAGTCAAGCGATAGCCATCTGGTAGCTGACGGATTTTACTGAGTGAAAACTGCCTTATCGGTCATGATATAGGATTAAAGTATCGgccaaaaatgagaaaaaaaaacagaacactaaatttcaaaatgcacaaaaatcttgaaaaatcttatttcttcaaaaaaatctttaatctttatataaagatatctttatcaaaaaatattgaaaaatctttataaataaGATAAATCTTTATATGTGGCAACACTGTATATACCTAGATTTATTTATCAGGGCTATGACAGTTCTTATCTGTCAATTATCTGAACTAGGGATAGGAATCTGAACACGCTAAACATGATTTATTCTTTCTTGAGTATATGACAAAGCTGAACAATGGAGATGCCGACAAAAGAGAATCCAGCAAAGGATCACGCTTATCATCTAGCGGTACATGGTTCAAAGGACCGGAGTTCTTGCGTTTGCCAGAGATGGTTTGTCCCACTGGTGTAAAGTCTATCGACAGGACGGAGACCTAGGAGCTACGATCGTGTCTTACTCTTAAGTGCACACGGACACATCTGTGGATAATGTGATCGACTGGCAGCGTTTTTTAAGTTTGAATCATCTGCTACCGGTAGAAGGTCCACTTAACCTAAAAGAACTTCCAATGGCAAAGCTATCCATTATCAGATTTGTGCAAAACGAGCAGTATTCGAATGAAGTAGCAAATCTGTCAAACAATCGTACACAGGACGCACGGCTATTCTAACAATGGGTCCTCTTCCTGTTGCGAGACTTAGACTCTTTGAGCGTCCGTTTTGCTATgtggtaagggtatgcgataacacactttttcctgacgagacgaaacgaaacgaaatttgaaatgtctatgttgattcggatcgaaacgaaacgaaatatagatttactttcgagacttcgaaacgatatgAAATcatggttcatttaattcgaaatttttcgaaacgaaacgaaattttaattttttttttagcggaatttatattaaattggttttacattatgtacgcaattctgatttcaatttttagaagttaaataattgttttgcgaccagtagagttataataacagaagaggcagtctgtgataaatcaccgtattctcgccgcatataccattggcgataaggcaataccccagcatttgtgccgctttcaaaggaattcatcgtggagcgtgtgctcccgaatatgatcaattttatatcagtaagtatacaaaatatagaaattgtgggatttttttttatttagtgggatactcaattatgttcacaccgcgaaaatcggaagactgcggtgggccgggcacgtagccagaatgtcgaacagtaatccggtgaaaatggttctcgacaacgatccgacgggaacaagaaggcgaggtgcacagcgggcaaggtggatcgatcaggtggaggacgacttgcggaccctccgcagactgcgtggttggcgaagtgcagccttgaaccgagctgaatggagaagtcttttatgtgcagcacaggccactccggccttagtctgatgataaataaataaatcaattatgtatccacatctgccaggcgcatACACAGATAGATAATTGAtaattgaaaagggcgtaacatccaaaactttttccttcttattattcgtctacatatatatagcatacatttgctttctagaagaattctgtgcacctttctaaaatgcacaaagatatgtatttcaaatCGAATTTCACAAatccatagtcttatatacactcagctcgacgaactgagatatcgtctgtgtgtccttggcatatgagaacagctgttatagtcagtatgagctgaaagcaatcataagtaaagaactttccgCAATTGtaatgatctttcaactcgttctggattttttttgcaaattccatgcgaagatctagagaTGTCTACAAATCTTCattgttccttacatattgtgcaagaagtctaagaagagcttagcttgattaactgtacacaccgtagttgctaatcgtgattggccgagaaagaGCAAATATGCACacctcaccaattaaataatattcttgggatacaaaaaagttattcttattgtatacttgcttcggagtttccaattcatgaccaataacgatgctggtcccgtccttacagtcaatttaggactaggagaggaaaattagtttaacactcattgttataagagatcgaggaatgctctgcatctccgtgagcgctacggaaaagGAACCGTTGGTTAGTAGAGAACGTAATTTATGAGAAGCCCAATGGtgagcgactaaatatttattgtaaacgaagttatctTGAAAACAATAAGACGAAACTGtgtttcaaaccaatccaacacgAGATCAATCCCAATATTCATTCAAAATAAGCTTCAACTAAAATACTAGCTTATTTAACAAGAATTGTTTGTTGGAAactgcttcgtttaataagcttctacaatacgatcgattccgcactaaataattttgtgctcttcgatgcagagattagttttatcactttgtgttctcccacactagttgGCGTGATCAGCCATCAATAACATCTattgtacactggttaaacaaatttctgctacgcgaggtacatttttttttatttcgcgtTCTCCCgaactagctgccgtcccatgaccaccagcaacacgatcgattccgcattcatattgtacaaatagtaaaaaatatcacaaaatataaatttgaatcttggaaacactgaagacgttttacagaagaaaactacatacgtatttgtcgactaagaatggggttcccaagtaaccaaaagttcctttaaaagtacgtttttcgcttaatcagcttgacTGAAGTGGCTATATAGCATTCTAAGCAGCCTGAATTTTAAGCCGTTAAACGAAGctgaaagttccttcacgaaGTTATAAGAGCCTTCTGCGAAGGGGAAATTGTCAaagtcaatttttatttatttgttgtaAACAGATGTTCGTCACTTTCTtgctcctcctcctcctcctcctcctcctgaTGGTGGAATTGAACTTGATTGTCTCTGCGTTCAAGTCCTTGCATGATCCGATGCGCCAGCGAACATAATTGAAACGAGTGAGTTATGTCACTTACTGATGAAGTATAAATAATCTCCTATGCCTACATGGTGAAATTTAAATTGTAGTCATTTCATCTACAGATCACAACACCTCGACAGTGTAGTAGTTAGCAATTGCGGCTCTAATGCAAAGTATGCGGGTTCGAATCCCACTTTatccaatttttttatgaatgcgttaaataaatataatataaagaATCAATTTAAGCCTAAACTTTTGAATAAACTTTGATGAAATGACTATGtatgaacaatttttctttttaagttttgcatgaaaattttagttgaaCTTTTGGAAACATAGAAATCGCTTTAAAGGTCCGCAGTGAAATTGTTCGGAACTTTTATGTTCGAAGTTTTTAAGACGCTATTGAGAAGCCTTCATTCTACTTTGTAGTTCCTAGAGGGTACCTTTAGAACTTTTTTTAAGTTGAAGTTGCTAAAAGTTCACATTGGAACTGTTGGGAGCCAGAAGTAGCTTCAAGATTTATTATCATCTAGAAGGTGCTGTCGGAACTCTATATTAACTCTTAGAAACTTCAAAGGGGATTTTATTATGCAATGACGAACTTTTGGTTGTttgggttatgtagtaagcgttaatagaaaaaaatgtagggggagatccctcagcgccggacacctcccaacacCGGACACTTCTCAAAACTATACTTGCAGAGGTCCTTCCACCATCTAATGTAATGCAAAGGATAGCTATTTCAAAGTCCTTTACCTGTAGGAAAAATTTGATCTTTAGGTTGAAagctttgttcaaaatttaggattgaaaaaaaaaatggtcaaaattttcttgttttaccttactttagaaggtttgaatcaacaagatCAAATTCGATCGGAAGCATTCTAATCATGTAGAGATGGTCAATATCAGCCATATTGTGAACaacgatcatgatttgttagatatgttaTGTAGTTatggtgcaaaatcaatttcgtCTATCCGGCACCAGTCCCCCAGCTGTCCGGACAGTGAGATTCTTATGTAAGCAAATAGTCatttttacacctgttttgttaaactttCTTCAATATAATTGCTTCTTCTAAGCCACAGAAATAAGTAGAACAAAAATTTGAAGATGGCAATGAAAAAAGGTGAGAATTCCGAGTAGGATGTAATAAATTTAGCTGGAGAGTCGAATAAGCTCTATTAACACACTTTAATATCCACAACTCAAAGCAAGTGAAAACTATtgctattctaaatgatgtttcTACTCATAAAATGGCAACTTCgttatatttgaacatgatgcaaaagtgtccggtactagggtACGCTTTTCTGAAAGGTgaaattttccaccaaaattcatcattaaAATACATTGTcgcaaaacgtgttcaaatgctcatgtatagtttgtatgattcatcaatgatcatattttgtgtatacgGTATACCAGTTAATATAATCTGTATAGTTAGTGAGattttcgttaaatggcttatgtgtccgccaCTGGGGGATCTCCTCCTATAAcctgaagttttgaaaacaacttaacaattttgttcagcggcggagccaaaatttttgataatataaagtatggtttaagtttgaatttgtttcgaaattccgcggaattccgttgaatttcgttagaagctagttttttctagcgaaatttttgtaattttacgaaacgaaacgaaatcaagaaatcagattttgccatgcttaaattccgcgaaattccgcggaatttcgtttcgaaccacctgaaacgaaatttttcgaaataccgcatatgcctACTATGTGGGGCTAGATTACTTCGGCCCGGCCCAACCGAATCGTTCAAGCAAGCCATATGGCGTTTCATCGGGCGTAGAGGTGCGCCAGTGAAAATCCGCGGTGACAGAGGGACGAGCTTCATAGGAGCGAATAAAGATTTGGGCTAGGAGATGGTAGCGATGGACTAACCCACAAACAGCTTGCAGAAACGTTCACGAACACCCATAGGTATTCAATCGACAGAAATTCCAAGAGAAGAGCCGTTGGCAACTTTAGTAGTGGAGGCGGAGAGCGTGGTCAACTCGAGACCCTTGACGTTTGTTCTTTCAGACGGCGAACAGCAGGAAGCGTTGACGCCTAACCACTTTTTGTTACTCAGTTCGATAGGAATGGTCAAACCTGCTAAGATGTTGGTGGAACCGAAGATGGTTTGTAGAGAAGATTGGGAGCTTTGTTGATCCATGGTGGATCAGTTTTGGAGGAGTTTGGTACAAGAGTATCTGATGCCAACTATTGCTCGACGCACCAAATGGTTCGAGGAGGTGAAGTCTATTGGAGTTGGAGACTAAGAAACATAAGAAACTGGTGGATTCGAGAAAGAGTCGTGAAGGTGAAGGAAGAACGTGAAGGAAGAATACGTAGATCTTCGACCACTTGATATATATATTCAGacacaagaaggtgaggtggATCGATCGGGTGGCTGGCGATGTACAGTCATGGACCGTGCTGATTGGAGACCACTGTTATGTACTGAAGATCGAGACCACTCCGGCTTTTAGCTGAATACAGGGTACATACGGGTAGCTAAGTAAAACTTTTGAAACATCACTACTAACAGTTATGCTAGTGCAACAGTTAAGTATGCAAACTTGCCCCGCTCCACTCTACTGCTAGTGGATAACACTGAGATTTCACTACCAAAATAACGCAACTTAATAAAACGCTTAAACAGTAATTCTCTACATTTTAGGCATCGCCTGCTCCAGCCCTAAGTACGGCTTCAACACTGTGGACTCCCGCAAAAACCTGTCGGCTGCGGCCAAAAGCCGTCGATTGGTACGCAAGAGTTCCCTCCCGCAACCGACAGAAAACGGTGCCGGTACCCTGCACCCGAACGTGGGCCTCTGCAAGGCTGAATCGGTCCAGCTAGTGCTGGACTGCTCACAGGGTTCCGGCATCTGTTTGGGACCGAAGACGCCATGCGGCAGGGGCTACATCATTGCACAGATCGTGCCCGACTCTGTGGCAGAACGTTCCGGGTGCCTGCAGAAGGGTGATCGCATTCTGGCCGTCAACAAGATGTACAATCTGGATGCGAACACAATCCGGCAGGTGCTGGGGGATTTTGGGCCGAAGACGGCGGCCAACCATTATCACAACCAGCCGCAGACAACCAACTGGGTGGAGCTGGAGTTGGAGTTCGACGTGGCGGACGCAGTGATTCCTTCGAGCGGGGTGTTCAACATTAAGCTGATCAGACAAAACAAATGCGGGTTGGGGATTACTGTTAATGGGAATAGTCACGGATCGTTTGTAATATCGGAAGTAAAACCGGGTAGCGCTGCACACAGGACGGGATCGTTGAGAGCCGGAGATGTTCTGTTGGCAGTGGACAATCATCCCGTTCAGCACTACAATTTGGATTTGCTGTTGAAGGAGAGCAAAAACGAGTACATCACGTTGACCGTGAAGAGAAACTCATTGCCGGATTTCCTATTTGATGCCCAGCAGAAAACCAATCTTCTGTACGGCAGTACGGAAGATAATGCCTACATATACGGAAACAGGTTCGTTGaagaaattcaattcaaaaccaaatccaatccaaatccaaatacaatccaaattcaatccaaagccaa
This genomic stretch from Armigeres subalbatus isolate Guangzhou_Male unplaced genomic scaffold, GZ_Asu_2 Contig512, whole genome shotgun sequence harbors:
- the LOC134204284 gene encoding glutamate receptor-interacting protein 2-like, whose protein sequence is MYNLDANTIRQVLGDFGPKTAANHYHNQPQTTNWVELELEFDVADAVIPSSGVFNIKLIRQNKCGLGITVNGNSHGSFVISEVKPGSAAHRTGSLRAGDVLLAVDNHPVQHYNLDLLLKESKNEYITLTVKRNSLPDFLFDAQQKTNLLYGSTEDNAYIYGN